A region of Microtus ochrogaster isolate Prairie Vole_2 linkage group LG1, MicOch1.0, whole genome shotgun sequence DNA encodes the following proteins:
- the Wdr18 gene encoding WD repeat-containing protein 18 — MAAPMEVAVCTDSAAQLWSCVVWELHSGANLLTYRGGQAGPRGLALLNGEYLLAAQQGKNYICAWELQRKDQLQQKIMCPGPVTCLTTASNGLYVLAGIAESIYLWEVSTGNLLVILTRHYQDVSCLKFTGDNSHFVSGGKDCLVLVWNLCSVLQADPSRILAPRHVWSQHTLPITDVHCGFGGPMARVATASLDQTMKLWAISSGDLLLSVVFDVGVTSVTMDLAEHHVFCGGSDGSIFQVDLCSWPGQREHSFRPEQSAGKVFRGHRNQVTCLSVSTDGSVLLSGSHDESVRLWDVKSKQSLRTVTLKGPVTNAAIILAPPSMLNPEFKPSSPLPLFNKHLLGAEHGDEAQGGGLRLQLGLHLQGTEQTYLERLEQLQAALSGYVEKNMLGNQMLPVRVLELEEEVRNLRKINRDLFDFSTRMITRPSK; from the exons ATGGCGGCGCCCATGGAAGTGGCGGTGTGTACGGACTCCGCGGCTCAGCTCTGGAGCTGCGTGGTGTGGGAGCTTCATTCGGGAGCCAACCTGCTCACCTACCGCGGCGGACAGGCGGGGCCGCGGGGCCTGGCGCTGCTCAATGGCGAATACCTGCTGGCGGCGCAGCAAGGCAAGAACTACATCTGCGCCTGGGAGCTGCAGCGCAAG GACCAGCTCCAACAGAAAATCATGTGTCCTGGGCCAGTCACTTGTCTGACCACAGCATCCAACGGCCTGTATGTCCTAGCAGGAATTGCCGAGAGCATCTACCTGTGGGAG GTCTCCACTGGGAACCTCCTGGTCATCCTCACCCGTCACTACCAGGACGTGTCGTGCTTGAAGTTCACGGGTGACAACAGCCACTTTGTCTCAGGGGGCAAGGACTGCCTGGTGCTGGTCTGGAACCTCTGCAG TGTGCTGCAGGCAGACCCGTCCAGGATCCTCGCCCCGAGGCATGTCTGGTCCCAGCATACACTCCCCATCACAGATGTGCACTGCGGCTTCGGGGGCCCCATGGCCCGGGTGGCCACCGCTTCGCTGGATCAGACCATGAAG CTCTGGGCCATCTCCTCGGGAGATCTGCTTCTGTCTGTCGTGTTTGATGTGGGCGTCACGTCTGTGACCATGGACCTGGCTGAGCACCATGTGTTCTGTGGAGGCAGCGATGGCTCCATCTTCCAGGTGGACCTGTGCAGCTGG CCTGGACAGAGAGAACACAGCTTCCGGCCTGAACAGAGCGCAGGGAAGGTCTTCAGGGGGCACAGGAACCAAGTGACGTGTCTGTCAGTGTCCACGGACGGCAGTGTTCTCCTCTCTGGTTCCCACGATGAGTCAGTGCGGCTGTGGGATGTGAAGAGCAAGCAGAGCCTGCGCACAGTCACCCTCAAAG GCCCAGTGACGAATGCAGCCATCATCCTGGCCCCACCCAGCATGCTGAACCCTGAATTCAAGCCCAGCTCACCCCTGCCCCTCTTCAACAAGCACCTGCTGGGTGCTGAGCATGGAGATGAGGCCCAGGGTGGGGGCCTGCGCCTGCAGCTAGGGCTCCACCTGCAG GGCACCGAGCAGACCTACCTGGAGCGTCTGGAGCAGCTGCAGGCAGCGCTATCCGGCTACGTGGAGAAG AACATGCTAGGCAATCAGATGCTGCCAGTGCGCGTgttggagctggaggaggaggtgcGCAACCTGCGCAAAATCAACCGGGACCTCTTCGACTTTTCCACGCGCATGATCACCCGGCCCTCTAAGTGA